In one Salvelinus fontinalis isolate EN_2023a chromosome 16, ASM2944872v1, whole genome shotgun sequence genomic region, the following are encoded:
- the LOC129813097 gene encoding REST corepressor 1-like isoform X2, with product MPAMMEKSGSEVSGKRRGRNAVNNPNKSFSTNGNSNNSWEEGSSGCSSDDEHGSGGMRVGTQYQALVPDYDPEIAKVAEERDNLGMRVWIPSRILAEAKLDEYIAITKEKHGYNMEQALGMLFWHKHNIEKSLADLPNFTPFPDEWSVEDKVLFEQGFSFHGKTFHRIQQMLPDKSIASLVRFYYSWKKTRSKTSVMDRHARKQKREREESENEAEETNGNTPRDVVYEPNKDEKKELGAAPEKQEIKPVPVVQRPNTSMAEKLTQVKKEPQGPPGKNQHRAKKKPPKGMHLSQGDVAAMSTSTPAAVGVLRQIDMELVAIKRQIQSIKQNNSALKDKLDVGVDHFRVPEVTQKFNTRWTTEEQLLAVQAIRKYGRDFQAISDVIGNKSVVQVKNFFVNYRRRFNLDEVLQEWEAEHGMEGAAKGGEEEKMDTSSTEDGATTPVVPEDQKEESSPVAAKQPLAS from the exons ATGCCTGCAATGATGGAAAAGAGTGGTTCAGAAGTGTCTGGGAAAAGAAGGGGTAGGAATGCAGTGAATAATCCAAACAAAAGTTTTTCTACAAATGGAAATAGCAACAATTCATGGGAAGAAGGAAGTTCGGGCTGCTCCAGTGATGATGAGCATG GTAGTGGTGGTATGAGAGTTGGGACTCAGTATCAAGCCCTTGTGCCAGACTATGATCCAG AGATTGCCAAAGTGGCCGAGGAGAGGGACAACTTGGGCATGCGGGTGTGGATCCCCAGCCGGATCCTGGCCGAAGCTAAAT tGGATGAATACATTGCAATTACCAAAGAGAAGCATGGGTACAACATGGAGCAGGCACTGGGGATGCTTTTCTGGCACAAGCACAACATTGAGAAGTCCCTGGCAGATTTGCCCAACTTCACACCTTTCCCAGATGAGTGGTCAGTGGAGGACAAGGTCCTGTTTGAACAGGGCTTTAGCTTCCACGGAAAAACTTTCCACCGTATACAGCAGATG TTGCCTGACAAGTCCATTGCCAGCTTGGTTAGATTTTACTACTCTTGGAAGAAGACACGGAGCAAAACCAGTGTCATGGATCGCCACGCACGCAAGCAGAAGAGGGAACGAGAAGAGAG TGAGAATGAGGCTGAGGAGACCAATGGTAACACTCCAAGGGATGTAGTGTACGAACCAAATAAGGACGAGAAGAAAGAG CTGGGTGCTGCACCTGAGAAACAGGAGATAAAACCAGTACCAGTGGTACAGAGG CCGAATACTAGTATGGCAGAGAAGCTGACCCAAGTGAAGAAAGAACCCCAGGGTCCTCCAGGGAAGAACCAGCATCGTGCTAAAAAGAAGCCTCCTAAAGGAATGCACCTGAGCCAGGGAGACGTAGCTGCTATGTCCACCAGCACCCCTGCTGCAGTCGGTGTGCTGAGGCAAATCGACATGGAGCTGGTTGCCATCAAACGGCAG ATCCAGAGCATCAAACAGAATAACAGTGCTCTGAAGGACAAGCTTGACGTGGGAGTGGACCACTTCAGAGTACCTGAG GTGACCCAGAAGTTCAACACTCGCTGGACAACAGAGGAGCAACTGCTTGCTGTACAAG CCATCAGAAAATATGGGCGGGACTTCCAGGCTATCTCGGACGTGATTGGCAACAAGTCAGTGGTGCAGGTGAAGAACTTCTTTGTTAACTACCGCCGACGCTTCAACCTGGATGAGGTGCTGCAGGAATGGGAGGCTGAGCATGGGATGGAGGGAGCGgccaagggaggagaggaggagaaaatgGACACATCTTCTACTGAGGATGGAGCCACCACCCCTGTGGTGCCAGAGGATCAAAAAGAG GAATCATCGCCAGTGGCGGCAAAACAACCTCTGGCATCCTGA
- the LOC129813097 gene encoding REST corepressor 1-like isoform X1, producing MPAMMEKSGSEVSGKRRGRNAVNNPNKSFSTNGNSNNSWEEGSSGCSSDDEHGSGGMRVGTQYQALVPDYDPEIAKVAEERDNLGMRVWIPSRILAEAKLDEYIAITKEKHGYNMEQALGMLFWHKHNIEKSLADLPNFTPFPDEWSVEDKVLFEQGFSFHGKTFHRIQQMLPDKSIASLVRFYYSWKKTRSKTSVMDRHARKQKREREERYENENEAEETNGNTPRDVVYEPNKDEKKELGAAPEKQEIKPVPVVQRPNTSMAEKLTQVKKEPQGPPGKNQHRAKKKPPKGMHLSQGDVAAMSTSTPAAVGVLRQIDMELVAIKRQIQSIKQNNSALKDKLDVGVDHFRVPEVTQKFNTRWTTEEQLLAVQAIRKYGRDFQAISDVIGNKSVVQVKNFFVNYRRRFNLDEVLQEWEAEHGMEGAAKGGEEEKMDTSSTEDGATTPVVPEDQKEESSPVAAKQPLAS from the exons ATGCCTGCAATGATGGAAAAGAGTGGTTCAGAAGTGTCTGGGAAAAGAAGGGGTAGGAATGCAGTGAATAATCCAAACAAAAGTTTTTCTACAAATGGAAATAGCAACAATTCATGGGAAGAAGGAAGTTCGGGCTGCTCCAGTGATGATGAGCATG GTAGTGGTGGTATGAGAGTTGGGACTCAGTATCAAGCCCTTGTGCCAGACTATGATCCAG AGATTGCCAAAGTGGCCGAGGAGAGGGACAACTTGGGCATGCGGGTGTGGATCCCCAGCCGGATCCTGGCCGAAGCTAAAT tGGATGAATACATTGCAATTACCAAAGAGAAGCATGGGTACAACATGGAGCAGGCACTGGGGATGCTTTTCTGGCACAAGCACAACATTGAGAAGTCCCTGGCAGATTTGCCCAACTTCACACCTTTCCCAGATGAGTGGTCAGTGGAGGACAAGGTCCTGTTTGAACAGGGCTTTAGCTTCCACGGAAAAACTTTCCACCGTATACAGCAGATG TTGCCTGACAAGTCCATTGCCAGCTTGGTTAGATTTTACTACTCTTGGAAGAAGACACGGAGCAAAACCAGTGTCATGGATCGCCACGCACGCAAGCAGAAGAGGGAACGAGAAGAGAGGTATGAAAA TGAGAATGAGGCTGAGGAGACCAATGGTAACACTCCAAGGGATGTAGTGTACGAACCAAATAAGGACGAGAAGAAAGAG CTGGGTGCTGCACCTGAGAAACAGGAGATAAAACCAGTACCAGTGGTACAGAGG CCGAATACTAGTATGGCAGAGAAGCTGACCCAAGTGAAGAAAGAACCCCAGGGTCCTCCAGGGAAGAACCAGCATCGTGCTAAAAAGAAGCCTCCTAAAGGAATGCACCTGAGCCAGGGAGACGTAGCTGCTATGTCCACCAGCACCCCTGCTGCAGTCGGTGTGCTGAGGCAAATCGACATGGAGCTGGTTGCCATCAAACGGCAG ATCCAGAGCATCAAACAGAATAACAGTGCTCTGAAGGACAAGCTTGACGTGGGAGTGGACCACTTCAGAGTACCTGAG GTGACCCAGAAGTTCAACACTCGCTGGACAACAGAGGAGCAACTGCTTGCTGTACAAG CCATCAGAAAATATGGGCGGGACTTCCAGGCTATCTCGGACGTGATTGGCAACAAGTCAGTGGTGCAGGTGAAGAACTTCTTTGTTAACTACCGCCGACGCTTCAACCTGGATGAGGTGCTGCAGGAATGGGAGGCTGAGCATGGGATGGAGGGAGCGgccaagggaggagaggaggagaaaatgGACACATCTTCTACTGAGGATGGAGCCACCACCCCTGTGGTGCCAGAGGATCAAAAAGAG GAATCATCGCCAGTGGCGGCAAAACAACCTCTGGCATCCTGA